In a genomic window of Streptomyces noursei ATCC 11455:
- a CDS encoding MgtC/SapB family protein has translation MAIVNEWQMVGNIAAGLGFGAAIGLERQWRARMAGLRTNALVAAGSALFVLLSNYGFAQATSTIGYDGSRVAAQIVSGIGFLGAGVIIRDGLSVRGLNTAATLWCSAAVGALAGTGLYVLAGLGTAAVVGANLLLRPLGRRLDREPHGGAEVATDYYFEAVCTEPEEAHIRALIVQAVARPGFRLRSVYSRDAEEGKVTVAAELTTEHRDDSLLEAAVSRLSLEPAVSAVSWTVINHPDEDDVNYPADEAPHHRPRNPFTRWSRGGTRRQ, from the coding sequence ATGGCCATCGTCAACGAGTGGCAGATGGTGGGCAACATCGCCGCCGGGCTCGGCTTCGGCGCTGCCATCGGCCTGGAGCGGCAGTGGCGGGCCCGGATGGCCGGGCTGCGGACGAACGCGCTGGTGGCCGCCGGGTCCGCGCTCTTCGTGCTGCTGTCCAACTACGGCTTCGCACAGGCCACCAGCACCATCGGGTACGACGGCTCGCGGGTCGCGGCCCAAATCGTCTCCGGCATCGGCTTCCTTGGCGCCGGCGTCATCATCCGGGACGGGCTCAGCGTGCGCGGGCTCAACACCGCGGCCACCCTGTGGTGTTCGGCCGCGGTGGGCGCCCTGGCCGGTACCGGGCTGTACGTCCTGGCGGGACTCGGCACGGCTGCCGTGGTGGGCGCCAACCTGCTGCTGCGACCACTGGGCCGGCGCCTGGACCGGGAGCCGCACGGCGGCGCCGAGGTCGCCACCGACTACTACTTCGAGGCGGTGTGCACCGAGCCCGAGGAGGCACACATCAGGGCCCTGATCGTCCAAGCCGTAGCCCGGCCCGGCTTCCGGCTGCGCTCGGTGTACAGCCGCGACGCGGAAGAAGGGAAGGTCACCGTCGCCGCGGAACTCACCACCGAGCATCGTGACGACTCCCTCCTCGAAGCGGCCGTCAGCCGACTGTCGTTGGAGCCCGCAGTCTCCGCGGTCAGCTGGACGGTCATCAACCACCCGGACGAGGACGACGTCAACTACCCCGCCGACGAGGCACCCCACCACCGGCCCCGGAACCCGTTCACCCGGTGGAGCCGCGGAGGAACGCGCCGGCAGTAG